A section of the Pseudomonas fluorescens genome encodes:
- a CDS encoding phosphoribosylanthranilate isomerase has translation MSGVRSKICGITRMEDALAAVEAGADAIGFVFYAKSPRAVTVQQARAIIAGLPPFVTTVGLFVDASACELNETLDAVPLDLLQFHGDETPDECAGYHRPYIKALRVKAGDDIAASCAAYTGASGILLDAYVEGIPGGTGEAFDWSLIPQGLSKPIILAGGLCADNVAQAIAQVRPYAVDVSGGVEQAKGVKDHGRIRAFMQAVRSSSGAM, from the coding sequence ATGTCAGGCGTTCGCAGCAAGATTTGCGGGATTACCCGCATGGAAGACGCGCTGGCGGCAGTCGAGGCGGGGGCTGATGCCATTGGCTTTGTGTTTTATGCCAAGAGCCCCCGGGCGGTGACGGTGCAGCAGGCCCGGGCGATCATTGCCGGCTTGCCGCCGTTCGTGACCACCGTAGGGCTGTTCGTCGACGCCAGCGCCTGCGAGCTCAATGAAACCCTGGATGCCGTGCCCCTGGACCTGTTGCAGTTCCATGGCGACGAAACTCCGGACGAGTGCGCCGGTTACCATCGCCCGTATATCAAGGCACTGCGGGTCAAGGCCGGTGATGATATCGCCGCCAGTTGCGCCGCCTACACTGGAGCCAGCGGGATTCTGCTCGATGCCTATGTCGAGGGCATTCCTGGCGGTACGGGTGAAGCCTTTGATTGGTCGCTGATTCCCCAGGGCTTGAGCAAACCGATCATCCTGGCGGGCGGCTTGTGCGCCGACAATGTGGCGCAGGCCATTGCCCAGGTTCGCCCGTATGCCGTCGACGTCAGTGGCGGGGTGGAGCAGGCCAAGGGCGTCAAGGACCATGGCCGGATCCGCGCATTCATGCAGGCGGTACGCAGCAGCAGTGGCGCGATGTGA
- the truA gene encoding tRNA pseudouridine(38-40) synthase TruA, whose amino-acid sequence MAAAGFFRIALGVEYKGSRYRGWQRQASGVLTVQETLEKALSKVADSPVSLMCAGRTDAGVHACGQVVHFDTQAERSMKAWVMGANINLPHDVSVSWAKVMPAHFHARFKAIARRYRYVIYNDQIRPAHLNEEITWNHRPLDAERMAEAARHLVGVHDFSAFRAGQCQAKSPIKEVHHLRVTRHGKMIVLDIRAGAFLHHMVRNIAGVLMTIGTGERPVEWAREVLESRVRRTGGVTAHPFGLYLVDVEYREEFELPQRFIGPHFLTGFTELGG is encoded by the coding sequence ATGGCGGCCGCCGGCTTTTTCAGAATCGCCCTGGGCGTGGAATACAAAGGTTCGCGCTATCGCGGCTGGCAACGCCAGGCCTCTGGCGTGCTGACCGTGCAGGAAACCCTGGAGAAGGCCCTGTCGAAGGTCGCCGACTCGCCGGTGTCATTGATGTGTGCCGGGCGCACCGACGCGGGCGTACATGCCTGTGGGCAAGTGGTGCATTTTGACACCCAGGCCGAGCGTTCGATGAAGGCCTGGGTCATGGGGGCCAATATCAATCTGCCCCATGATGTCAGCGTCAGTTGGGCCAAGGTCATGCCGGCGCACTTCCACGCGCGATTCAAGGCCATTGCCCGGCGTTACCGCTATGTGATCTACAACGATCAGATCCGTCCGGCGCACTTGAACGAAGAAATCACCTGGAACCACCGTCCGCTGGACGCCGAGCGCATGGCCGAGGCGGCCCGGCACCTGGTAGGGGTCCACGATTTCAGTGCGTTCCGCGCCGGCCAGTGCCAGGCCAAGTCGCCGATCAAGGAGGTCCATCACCTACGGGTGACACGCCATGGCAAAATGATTGTCCTGGATATCCGTGCCGGGGCGTTTCTGCACCATATGGTGCGCAATATCGCCGGGGTGCTGATGACCATTGGCACCGGCGAGCGCCCGGTGGAGTGGGCCAGGGAAGTGCTGGAGAGCCGGGTGCGGCGTACCGGTGGGGTGACGGCGCATCCGTTCGGCCTGTATCTGGTGGATGTGGAGTACCGCGAGGAGTTCGAGCTGCCGCAGCGTTTCATCGGGCCACACTTCCTCACAGGCTTCACTGAACTTGGCGGCTGA